A window of Phaseolus vulgaris cultivar G19833 chromosome 4, P. vulgaris v2.0, whole genome shotgun sequence genomic DNA:
tgctgttgcgcttgagacactggaagtatgggtgacctttctccccaccagcagacataaaccgggacagtgctgccaagcggccggtgagctgctgcacctccttcaccgtcgttgggctcctcatcgccacgatcgccgcacacttctccgggttagcttcgattcctcgctctgttaagagggtgcccaaaaacttcccagcctctacaccgaatatgcatttctcagggttgagcttcagcccatacttggcaatggtggtgaatagctcttccagatcagctgcatgatgcttcttctcttgggacgtaaccaccatgtcatctacataggcgtgcacgttccttcccagcatgggcgagagcaccctatccatgagccgctggtaggtagcccccgcattcttcaacccgaatggcatgaccttgtagcagtagcaagaccgttccgtcatatacgcggtcttgcattcgtccattgggtgcatcctgatctgattataccctgagaaagcgtccaagaagctgagtagctttccccccgaggcgctatcgactagagcatctatactgggtaaggggtaagaatccttggggcaggccttattgaggtcagtgaagtccacgcacattctccatttgccgcttgccttccgcaccagtaccacattcgctagccactcggggtactggatttctctgatatgccctgcgacaaggagcttctgcgcttcgtcgtggatcaccttcctcttctcctcgttgaatttccttcttctctgccgtaccggtcgaaccatggggtccattgatagacgatggcagaggaaatcggggtcgattcctggcatgtcggatgatgaccatgcaaaggcattcatgtgctccccgatcacacccatgatcagccttcggtcttcttcaacgagggatccccccagcttgaattttcttcccctgatgtccacctcgacccatccttcaactgggtggggcctcctctcactggcaatgaccgctctcgcgatccctgactcgcgaggagtgatcgtgccTTGTGTCTCCCTGTCCGCCAATCGCTCtccgcgcacgcctggtggtggttttgtggtgacgtggcacacacttcttttttgcttcaaactgttctcataacagcgtcttgcctcagcctgatccgatttgatggttatcacggccccttccatcgacggcagcttcaacttcatatgccttgtcgatggtattgcgcccagtctattgagcgttggcctccccaacaggacattgtacgcggaaggggcgttcaccaccaggtactttatcctTTCCGTGCGGGCTGCCGTTCCGTcggtgaacgttgtcctcagctcgatgtatccccgcacttctacctggtcccctgcgaaaccgtagagacaaccagtatacggtctcaactgatcaggggacaactgtagcttgttgaacgttggccagaacatgacatccgccgagcttccttgatccacgagtactctatgcactcgtcttcctgctgtgatgagagaaatgaccacagggtcgttgtcgtgtgggacaacgTCTCGTAGGTCAGCCTTCCTGAAGACgatgtccacctcagggtaatgactctcatccactgcatctaccgccatcacagatcgagtgtatctccttctttgtgaagctgtgcatcccccaccagagaagcctccagcgatcgtctgcacttccccatgcacagggacttcatgctgttgctctccagtttgggatcctgacgcgcgatcaccctgtggctcacgcaggtaatctgctagaaacccagacttcaccaactctgccagttggtgtcccagcgccaaacaggaatgaagtgtatgtccaaaggcctgatgaaactcacaccattcattctttttccttccgagtaccttgtctgtcttctctggtactcgtagtcttgctgctacggcaggaagggcgatgaggtccgccaaccccaccatgaagttgtatcttgggggcgcgttattctcccttgcacgccccttactctggtctttgcctggtgcgtagggacgaggtttttcccgcaccttcttcccctctttggcctcatgcaccctcgcttgctgcggttttccttgccctccacgcggtctgggtggtgcagcacttcccctcttctcagaaacttcTGTTTCTGCcgctatgtgcgccaccgcacgccgtcggatctctgcaaaggtgctgggatggctcctgatgagagactcactgaaagggcctggcagcactcccttcttaaacgcgtgcacaagcatgtcttcatctttgctgggtagtctaaccacttgagctccaaaacggttgaggtagtctttcagcgactccccctggtattggcgtacgtcgaacaggtcgtaggacaccactgcaggcgccttgttgacgatgtattgttcaatgaagagcttcgagaactgagagaacgacgtgatatgcccttccggtaaactcacgaaccactccatggcgattccgctcagtgtgctcatgaacatcttgcagtatacagcgtctgagcccccagacaacatcatctgggtgtggaatgccgtcagatgcgcctccgggtcttctacccctttgaacgacgcttttacccccaccaggttggaaggcaccatggttcccataatctcaggggagaatggcatgggaaatgcccttggaggtgaagGATGCccagacaccctttcgtcaacaacgtgctccctccgcgcctgcagcgttcttctcaactcttcgttgacacgattcagttcgtcgttcctgctttgcgacgcggccaactccgtctgcatcctttcttgttcgactttcgacgctgctgcgttatcctgcagcgtgcgcaccatttccaggacctgcgccattgtcacagctccttcatcagcggatggcgcgggtgatggttgtctgtttctaggcatcttctctatcagaggaactgataaaactctggtgagctttaaaactgtggtatatatgggacaacgattcactcgtgccccacggtgggcgccaaatgatcctgccggcaactcgaacgtggaggaatcgcttcgtagcactctctgccctgtccacgcgactgcgtctcctgcagaatcaccctcagaaccttctcttggatctccaaatgtgacctgcaaaatacacagacggcgcctctagcggccgtttgcactccgacgatcaagttagttcaacagaaccaccagaaactggaaacttagtaaaaatgtgtatctgagaaaaacttgcactctgtttttcttcTCCTCCCCCCTCACTCTCCCTCTGGTTcctccttttatctctctttccctgtttctgggcataacagaattctgttatgcttttctggcatgtgtcagaaccctgtcgtgcttttcagagacagcgtaccttcagaatcagcaatggggagcgtgagagtctgcgcatgcctgtgcttggctgcgcctgtctgtacctttagcggtacggagtgctcttttatctggaccgcgcccctctcagatggtgacatgtggaggcctgcaactcacatctaaccacacacgcgtcacttactggaagggctctagcgcctctctttgtctgcctaagttacgcccttgcggagtaacttaggatgcttctcttatctgggtaaattgcatactcttagcagagcgtcgggtgtggctggtctaggcgcactcaccaaacgtcactctctgcgtaggcgacttacccttcgggatgacacgcacgtaatgggttgagggaatcaccaatcaccgactggcttactagttccctcaggccactc
This region includes:
- the LOC137837518 gene encoding uncharacterized protein isoform X1, which gives rise to MPRNRQPSPAPSADEGAVTMAQVLEMVRTLQDNAAASKVEQERMQTELAASQSRNDELNRVNEELRRTLQARREHVVDERVSGHPSPPRAFPMPFSPEIMGTMVPSNLVGVKASFKGVEDPEAHLTAFHTQMMLSGGSDAVYCKMFMSTLSGIAMEWFVSLPEGHITSFSQFSKLFIEQYIVNKAPAVVSYDLFDVRQYQGESLKDYLNRFGAQVVRLPSKDEDMLVHAFKKGVLPGPFSESLIRSHPSTFAEIRRRAVAHIAAETEVSEKRGSAAPPRPRGGQGKPQQARVHEAKEGKKVREKPRPYAPGKDQSKGRARENNAPPRYNFMVGLADLIALPAVAARLRVPEKTDKVLGRKKNEWCEFHQAFGHTLHSCLALGHQLAELVKSGFLADYLREPQGDRASGSQTGEQQHEVPVHGEVQTIAGGFSGGGCTASQRRRYTRSVMAVDAVDESHYPEVDIVFRKADLRDVVPHDNDPVVISLITAGRRVHRVLVDQGSSADVMFWPTFNKLQLSPDQLRPYTGCLYGFAGDQVEVRGYIELRTTFTDGTAARTERIKYLVVNAPSAYNVLLGRPTLNRLGAIPSTRHMKLKLPSMEGAVITIKSDQAEARRCYENSLKQKRSVCHVTTKPPPGVRGERLADRETQGTITPRESGIARAVIASERRPHPVEGWVEVDIRGRKFKLGGSLVEEDRRLIMGVIGEHMNAFAWSSSDMPGIDPDFLCHRLSMDPMVRPVRQRRRKFNEEKRKVIHDEAQKLLVAGHIREIQYPEWLANVVLVRKASGKWRMCVDFTDLNKACPKDSYPLPSIDALVDSASGGKLLSFLDAFSGYNQIRMHPMDECKTAYMTERSCYCYKVMPFGLKNAGATYQRLMDRVLSPMLGRNVHAYVDDMVVTSQEKKHHAADLEELFTTIAKYGLKLNPEKCIFGVEAGKFLGTLLTERGIEANPEKCAAIVAMRSPTTVKEVQQLTGRLAALSRFMSAGGEKGHPYFQCLKRNSRFLWTQECEEAFIKLKGYLASPPVLRKPQVGIPLRLYFAVTERAVSSVLVQELDQAQRPVYFVSKVLQGPETRYQALEKAALAVVFSARRLRHYFHSFTVVVMTDLPIQNVLKKPDVAGRMVKWAVELSEFDIQYEPRGPIKGQVFADFVVELSSIATPAEGLDFRWVLSVDGSSNQQGSGAGVILEGPNGVLIEQSLRFAFKASNNQAEYEALIAGMLLAREMGARNLLAKSDSLLVTGQVTGEFQAKDPQMAAYLEYVQLLKTSFAEFELVHVPREQNARADLLAKLASSGKGGKQRTVIQETLKVPRAFVSDNQVLHVYKSMERLTIGHRSLTQETLRAPRVRSRPSKIGELMEVHAEKEPHTWMTPYRLYLEDGVLPLDLAEAKRIKRGSSKFTLIDGSLFRFGFSHPAQICVHGEQCTRLMSELHEGVCGSHVGGRALASRVLRAGYYWPKLKEDCIRFAQRCKQCQLHADWHKAPPEELRSIHSPWPFHTWGIDILGPFPLATRQMKFLIVAIEYFTKWVEAEPVAHITAQKVEHFVWKNIVCRFGIPKRLVSDNGTQFTSHQLRKMCEELKIQQVFASVEHPQTNGQVESANRVLLRGLKRRLDKAKGGWAEEVPRIVWSYHTTPQSSTHETPFSLVYGTDAMIPVEIQESSPRFLNFIAEKSNEERKVNLDLLDEVREEARVSAEAMKRRVERRHNSKVRPRRFWEGDLVMRKAHQNDMQNKLSPKWTGPYRVVETLENGAYRLETLEGGAIPRTWNATHLKFYFS